TAATTTCTCTTCCGGGAAGATGGGATTCGCCCTGGCGGAAGAATGTGCTTCACGGGGTGCTGAGGTGATCCTGATCACAGGCCCCACCGCATTATCAGCTTCACATCCCAATATACTAAGGGTGAACGTGGAGTCGGCCGTCGAGATGTATGATGCCGCGCTAAAGATTTTCCCGCAAATGGATGCAGCCATCCTCTCGGCCGCAGTAGCCGATTACCGCCCGGAGCAGATGAGTGAGGAGAAAATAAAACGGTCAGGAAATGAGCACTTGTCACTCTCTCTTGTCCCCAATCCCGATATCGCGGCTTCGCTCGGAAAGATAAAAAAACCGGGGCAACTGACCGTCGGTTTTGCTCTGGAGACCAACAACGAAGAGTCGAATGCGATAAAAAAGATAAAAGAAAAAAACTTCGACTACATTGTACTCAATTCACTGAATGACCAGGGAGCAGGCTTCGGACACGATACGAACCAAGTGACGATCCTTTCCCGCAACGATGAAAAACGGTCGTTCGCGCTAAAATCAAAAAGTGACGTGGCAAAAGATATTATTGATACAGCTTTAAGACAGTTGACAGTTGACAGTTGACAGTTGATAATTGATAATTGATAATTGACAGTTGACAATTAATAGTTTCCAAATCCAACATCCGACATCCCAAATCTAAAGTCTTGGTTCTGTCATCATTCTTAATTTTTTAATTCCTCATTTAATTCTTGGCTCTGATCTTCACTTTTAATTTTTCATTTTTAGTTCTTAATTTTTCACTCTTAACTATATAATGCGACTATTCAAATTACAGCTGATACTCTTCCTGTTTTTTACAAGTATATCCCTATCCTATTCACAGCAGTACAGAAATCCCGTCACCATCCCTCCCGCACTTAGCGGCAACTTCGGCGAATTAAGAAATAATCATTTCCATTCCGGTATCGATTTCAAGACACAACAGGTGGTCGACAAACCCATCATCGCCATCGAGGACGGATACGTCTCCCGCATCAGTGTCTCTCCCGGGGGCTATGGGTTGGCACTCTATGTAGACCATCCCTCTACCGGCCATACCAGTGTATATGCGCATCTCAACAGCTTCTCCAGAGAGATCGCGGAATGGGTAAAGGAACAACAATACCGACAGGAGCGATTCAGTGTCATCCTCTATCCGGAGCCGGGCATGTTGCCGGTAAAGAAAGGGGAACAAATTGCTTTGAGCGGCAACACCGGCAGTTCCGGCGGGCCTCACCTCCATTTTGAGATACGCGATACCCACACGGAAGAGCCGTTGGACGCATTGGAATTTCTGGCTAAGATACCCGATACACGAAAACCGAACCTTCAGGGGATCACCTTTTATCCCATACTTGAAAAAGGGGTAGTCAACGGTAGCGGCAATCCTGTCAGACTTAATATCAGCAAAGATAAAGCGGGAAATCCGTCACCACTGGGAAGAAACATTGAGGCCTGGGGACGTATCGGTGTGGGTGTAAAGGCATACGACCGGATGGACGGCCAAAACAATATCTACGGCGTAAAGCATATCCGTCTTTTCGTGGATGACCGCCAAATATTCAACAGTACCATAAGCCGGTTCTCATTCGCGGATACACGTATGCTGAACACTTTCATCGACTTTGAAGATTGGAGAAAGCGACGGTCGTTCTTTATGAAATCATTTATTGAGCCGGGCAACACCCTTCCATTCTATGAAGCCGAAAATAACGGATATATCGATATTGACGAAGAGAGGCCATACCGATTCCGGTATGAACTGGAAGATCATTACGGAAACAGGCTGACCTACAATTTCACCGTCGACGGAAAATCACAGTCTATCCCCCAAAGACCGGATTGTAATAACTGGATGGCCTGGAACCTCTATAACTCTTATATGGAGATGGGGTTTCAATTGCAAATTCCAAAAGGAAACCTGTACAACGATTTTTGCTTTTCCCATTCCACAACCAGAAGTAGGAATCATTATTCCGATCTGCACCAAGTGAACAATAGCCCTGTTCCACTACATGACCGTGCAGATATGTGGATCGGCATGCACACCGACACGTTACAAAACAAAAAAAATTACGGTATCGTAAGGATCAGCGACAACGGATCGGAGAGTTGGGTCGGGGGAGAGTATGTCCGTGGGGGTATTAAAATCAGCATTCGCGAGTTGGGTGATCGGTACGCCATATCGGCCGATACTATCGCTCCCGTCATAACACCTATAGAACCAGCTATCTGGGTAAATCAAAAACGCATCCGCATCCGGCTCAGGGATGACAAGAGCGGTATCGCATCATTCAGGGGAGAGATCAACGGCGAGTATGTATTGTTCACACACGACAGCAAATCATCGATCTATACTTACCGGTTTGATGACAGCCGGCTGACAAAAGGTCAACAGCAGGTATTGGTTTTTACTGTTGTTGACGGGGCAGGCAACCGAAGCGAGTATACCTACAACTTTTTTTATTAATTACAACCCCAGTACCGCCTGGGCAATCGCTATCTCCTGCTCGCTGCCGGTATGCTTACCTTCTACATCCGATAGTTTGATGCACTCCTGCCACTCTTCACGGGGAGTCATCTTGCAGCGGAAAAGCTTCATCACGATATTCATTCCTTTGATATCGTTCCCTACATCGGCTGTCAGATTTGTACCAATCCCAAAAGTGGCACCGATACGGTCGCCGCAATATTCTTTGATTTGAATAGCCTTGTCCACATTCAGGCTGTCGGAAAAAACCAGGTATTTAAGTTTAGGATTTACACGTAACTCCTCATACCTCCGGATCACCTTGTCGGTAAACAAGAACGGATCCCCGCTATCGTGACGCAGGCTGGTAAAGAGCGACGCATGTTTTTTACTGAAGTTACGCAGAAAAACATCGGTGGTATAAGTATCGGTCAGCACAGTACCCAGATCGCCGTCGTAAACATTGATCCAATTCTCCATCGACATATAATTGGCCATCTTGTAACCGTAGATCGACCCGTGGAACTGCACCCATTCGTGTGGATGTGTCCCTGACACGTTCAGGTTATGTTTAAATGCCATATAGACATTGCTCGTCCCATAGAGGCCGGTACCGGCATGTTGCTTCAACAGTCCGGTCACCCGGTCTTCCACATCGGCGCTGAACCGCCGCCGCATTCCGAAAAGGGAGACGGAAAGATTATGCTCCTGCATCTTCTTCGCTTTCTCCACAGTCACCTCTTCCATATATTTCAGGTCTGGATAACGGCCGGTCTCACGGAAGTAGAGCTCGGAGACGGTCGCCAGGATAGGAGTTTCCCAAAGGGTGACGCGATAGAGAAGCCCAAGCGCTTTTATATGCAACTTGCTTCCCTCCATGTCGATCTCCACCTCCGAGGGATCAAACCGGAATCCTTTCAGAAAATCAATATAGATTGGCGGCAGATAAGGCATTTGCTTCCTTACAAACGCCTCCTCCTCTTTGGTGAGTGCAAGGTTCGACATCTCCTCCAGTTCTTTTCTCAGGAGCCGGTCAAATCCTTCCGGATAGTCACCGTTACTCCGGTCTATAAATTCAAACTCGCCGTAAGCTCTTGGAAAGAGCTTCGAATAGGCATAACCGGTAGTAAACTTATAAAGGTCGGTATCGAGGATACTTTTGATAACAGCCATATCTTTTACTTATTTATTTTATTGAACGTTTTTGTTAAGCCAAATGTACAGAGATCAAACTTGTTTGGGCTATGTCATGGCGAGAAAACGACTAATGTAATTGAACAATACAACATCTCAAACCGAAATCCGGTTCACCGGAGCCGTACTATGGAGGTTATCCCAACAGGGCGAGCACTTGTATCAATACGATCAATAATATCATGGCTACGGGATATACGGTGGCGTAAGCCACGCTGGGAGCAGTGCTGTCGGTCATTGAATCGACAGTGGCCAGCCCGGGGGTACTGGTCATACCTCCGACAATGGTACCCATTAAATCCAGAATAGGGATTTTGAACACGTAAAATCCAAGCAATCCGGCGATAATCATGGGTACTATCGTGATAACTGCTCCAGTAAGGAAATATGGTAAGCCATAGGTCTGGAAGGTCGCAAAGAGATTAGCGCCTGCCGACGTTCCCACTTCAGCGAGGAAAAGCAATAGCCCGAGTTGCCGCAGTAGCTGGTTCGACATCCCCGACATCGACCAGAGGATTGGCCCTGTTTTTCCCAGTTTACTCAGCACAAGCGCTGTCATCAGTACTCCACCCGTCAGTCCCAAGGAAAAGGAGAACGAATCGGAAAAAGAGATCTGTAACTGCCCGACTAATATACCCAGTACAATACCCATGGCTATCGGGAAAAAGTCGGTATCCGATAATTTTTTCTCGTTGTTGCCCAGCAGTAATCCCACTTCCTGCACACTCTTTCGCTCGCCTACTACCACTACCTTATCACCGAATTTCAGTTTCAGGTCGGGTGTAGGAGAAAGCACTATTCCACTCCGTCGGATACGCGTGATATTACAATGATATGCCCGGGAAAGGTCTAATGACCCCAATATCTTGTCTACCATCCTCTTATTGGTAACCAGGAGCGATTCCACCACCTGGTCCTGATCTACCGGCAATTCTATCTCGGTACGTTCACCAATAAACAGAGCAAGTTGGTTCAGTGAGTTATCCGTTCCTACAGCTTTGACCAGATCCCCTTCCCTGAGGATGGTCTTTGCCCGGGGAATCACCATTGTGCCCTCATGGATCAGGCGGGAGATAACAGCTCCTGTCATGGAACGTATCTGCAATTCGGCCAATGATTTATCGAATACGGTCGGATTTTTGACCCGGAAGACTGCGAAGTTCACTTCAGGATAGGCCGCCTTTTCCTGCCGGTCGAGCCGGAGCGCTTCCTGTTGCAGGTCAACACCAATCATTTTCGGGAAGAATTTCACAAACAGAATCACCCCTATCACTCCAAACGGGTAAGCAATACCGTACGCAATGGAAGCAAGCGGGGAATTGGTACTGTCGATGGCTACCGCCAGCCCCGGTGTACTGGTCAATGCGCCGGCAATCAACCCCGTCACTCCCGGCACATCTATACCGAAGAGATAGGCCAATCCTATACCAACAGCACCGGCACTAACCACAATAATCAATGCCATCATTAATAGATTTTTTCCATTCTTTTTAAACGAATCGAAAAAACCGGGCCCCGATTGTAAACCGATAGTAAAAATAAACAACACCAACCCGAAATATCCCAATGAGCTGGGAATAGTCACCCCAAAATGGCCGAACAGCAAAGCTATAAAGATCACTGCCGACACATCGAGTGAGAGACCTTTAATTTTGATGCGTCCAAGCATATAGCCAAGCGCTATAATAAGAAAAACGGAAAAATAAGAATTCTGAAGTAACGAATACAACATAACAATGTCCGGATTAATAAATTATCAATGACAGCCTAAAGAGGCTGCAAAGGTAATATTTATCCTTCGGTTAGGAAAGTGGTTACACCACAAAGTGATCCATCATA
This window of the Proteiniphilum saccharofermentans genome carries:
- a CDS encoding M23 family metallopeptidase; the protein is MRLFKLQLILFLFFTSISLSYSQQYRNPVTIPPALSGNFGELRNNHFHSGIDFKTQQVVDKPIIAIEDGYVSRISVSPGGYGLALYVDHPSTGHTSVYAHLNSFSREIAEWVKEQQYRQERFSVILYPEPGMLPVKKGEQIALSGNTGSSGGPHLHFEIRDTHTEEPLDALEFLAKIPDTRKPNLQGITFYPILEKGVVNGSGNPVRLNISKDKAGNPSPLGRNIEAWGRIGVGVKAYDRMDGQNNIYGVKHIRLFVDDRQIFNSTISRFSFADTRMLNTFIDFEDWRKRRSFFMKSFIEPGNTLPFYEAENNGYIDIDEERPYRFRYELEDHYGNRLTYNFTVDGKSQSIPQRPDCNNWMAWNLYNSYMEMGFQLQIPKGNLYNDFCFSHSTTRSRNHYSDLHQVNNSPVPLHDRADMWIGMHTDTLQNKKNYGIVRISDNGSESWVGGEYVRGGIKISIRELGDRYAISADTIAPVITPIEPAIWVNQKRIRIRLRDDKSGIASFRGEINGEYVLFTHDSKSSIYTYRFDDSRLTKGQQQVLVFTVVDGAGNRSEYTYNFFY
- the pncB gene encoding nicotinate phosphoribosyltransferase, producing the protein MAVIKSILDTDLYKFTTGYAYSKLFPRAYGEFEFIDRSNGDYPEGFDRLLRKELEEMSNLALTKEEEAFVRKQMPYLPPIYIDFLKGFRFDPSEVEIDMEGSKLHIKALGLLYRVTLWETPILATVSELYFRETGRYPDLKYMEEVTVEKAKKMQEHNLSVSLFGMRRRFSADVEDRVTGLLKQHAGTGLYGTSNVYMAFKHNLNVSGTHPHEWVQFHGSIYGYKMANYMSMENWINVYDGDLGTVLTDTYTTDVFLRNFSKKHASLFTSLRHDSGDPFLFTDKVIRRYEELRVNPKLKYLVFSDSLNVDKAIQIKEYCGDRIGATFGIGTNLTADVGNDIKGMNIVMKLFRCKMTPREEWQECIKLSDVEGKHTGSEQEIAIAQAVLGL
- a CDS encoding aspartate:alanine exchanger family transporter; this translates as MLYSLLQNSYFSVFLIIALGYMLGRIKIKGLSLDVSAVIFIALLFGHFGVTIPSSLGYFGLVLFIFTIGLQSGPGFFDSFKKNGKNLLMMALIIVVSAGAVGIGLAYLFGIDVPGVTGLIAGALTSTPGLAVAIDSTNSPLASIAYGIAYPFGVIGVILFVKFFPKMIGVDLQQEALRLDRQEKAAYPEVNFAVFRVKNPTVFDKSLAELQIRSMTGAVISRLIHEGTMVIPRAKTILREGDLVKAVGTDNSLNQLALFIGERTEIELPVDQDQVVESLLVTNKRMVDKILGSLDLSRAYHCNITRIRRSGIVLSPTPDLKLKFGDKVVVVGERKSVQEVGLLLGNNEKKLSDTDFFPIAMGIVLGILVGQLQISFSDSFSFSLGLTGGVLMTALVLSKLGKTGPILWSMSGMSNQLLRQLGLLLFLAEVGTSAGANLFATFQTYGLPYFLTGAVITIVPMIIAGLLGFYVFKIPILDLMGTIVGGMTSTPGLATVDSMTDSTAPSVAYATVYPVAMILLIVLIQVLALLG